The following proteins are encoded in a genomic region of Brachypodium distachyon strain Bd21 chromosome 1, Brachypodium_distachyon_v3.0, whole genome shotgun sequence:
- the LOC100823205 gene encoding LOB domain-containing protein 24, which translates to MSASLDTEGNPRRCAACKYLRRRCARDCVLAPHFPASDPQRYACVQRFFGAGNVARMLQQLPAEERRAAADAMVVEASRRAQDPVYGCAGVIHRLQEEIRAVECELARTRAQIAMNQATRLPDLRDDDQQMPSVELLQGFLSG; encoded by the exons ATGTCGGCCAGCTTGGACACGGAGGGCAACCCGAGACGCTGCGCCGCGTGCAAGtacctgcggcggcggtgcgccCGCGACTGCGTCCTCGCGCCCCATTTCCCCGCCTCGGATCCCCAGCGGTACGCGTGCGTGCAGAGGTTCTTCGGCGCCGGCAACGTGGCCAGGATGCTCCAG CAACTCCCGGCGGAGgagcggagggcggcggcggacgcgatGGTGGTGGAGGCGAGCCGGCGGGCGCAGGACCCGGTGTACGGCTGCGCCGGGGTCATCCACCGCCTACAGGAGGAGATCCGGGCCGTGGAGTGCGAGCTGGCCCGGACACGTGCCCAGATCGCCATGAACCAGGCCACCCGGCTGCCTGATCTGCGGGATGATGACCAGCAGATGCCATCCGTAGAGCTACTACAAGGGTTCCTCTCCGGTTAA